A window from Hemicordylus capensis ecotype Gifberg chromosome 2, rHemCap1.1.pri, whole genome shotgun sequence encodes these proteins:
- the LOC128341844 gene encoding granzyme A-like, producing MVRCECKGACDARLKTHAELNDNVRTITLPSTSCDDDIEAETECLVAGWGDGNRRIFRKDTLHEVNVTIIEREICNDENHYNSRHFVTKKMVCAGDSGKDSCQGDSGGPLICNGKQRGIVSHGGKSNKWFLKNICGHTKYPGVYTLLTKEHLDWIRQTIQDYTN from the exons cTTAAAACACATGCAGAGCTAAATGACAATGTAAGAACCATCACACTTCCCAGCACTAGCTGTGATGATGACATTGAGGCAGAAACAGAGTGTTTAGTAGCCGGATGGGGTGATGGTAACAGACGGATATTTCGAAAGGATACACTGCATGAAGTTAATGTTACCATCATTGAGAGAGAGATCTGCAATGATGAAAATCACTATAATAGTCGTCATTTTGTGACAAAGAAGATGGTGTGTGCAGGAGACAGTGGGAAGGATTCATGTCAG GGTGACTCTGGTGGCCCTTTAATATGCAATGGGAAACAAAGAGGCATTGTCTCCCATGGTGGAAAATCAAATAAGtggtttttgaaaaatatttgtgGCCACACTAAATACCCTGGTGTCTATACTCTTCTCACAAAGGAGCATCTTGACTGGATAAGGCAAACCATCCAGGATTACACAAACTGA